GGGGCGGCCAGGCCCGGCGGCGCCTCAAAATCCATGGAAACGTCAAAATCCGGCCCGGCCTCCCCGGGCAAAAAATCTCAGAAGCGGGCCTACGAAGAGAGGAAAGAGCTGGGCCGCATTGAAAAACAGATCGAAAAGGCCGAAGAGACCGCAAAGAGCCTGCGACTTCATCTCAATGACCCGGACGCCGCCTGTGACGCCGGCCGTCTGGAGACGCTCTACGCCGAGCATCAGGAGGCCCAGGCCAAAGTGGACGCGCTTTATCGCCGATGGGAGGAGCTGGAGGAGGGGCTGGAGACGGGCTGATTTTGATTTTCCCGGCGGCTGTGGCCGTGAAAGCGCTATTCGCTTGTCCCATTTTAACCTTATCCATCAGACGCGCGACTCAAACGGTTTCTTGACATTTTTTTACAGGCGGCTTACTCTAAGTAAGGAATAAAGGAGGATTGCGATGACATTGGCGACGCTCACAACAAAAGGCCAGGTGACCATTCCAAAGGCGATCAGGGATTCTCTTAAGCTAAGCTCCGGGGACAAAATTGAAATTATTGTCACGAAAAACAGAGAAGCCATCATCCGGCCGGCGGTCAAAAAGGTGGATGACGTTTTTCGACGACTTCACGCGCGCGGGAAAAAAGCGGTGTCCATAGAAGCCATGAATGAAGGCGTTAGAGATCGAATGAGGAACAAATTTAAATGAAAGCCATTGACACAAATGTTTTGATCCGATTTTTAATCGCCGATGACGAGCCGCAAACCCAAAAGGCCTATTCCATTTTAAAAAACGCTGAATTAAAACAAAGAGAAATTTTTGTGCCGTTGCTTGTGGTTTTGGAAATGATATGGGTTCTGGAGTCTGTTTATGAAATTCCAAGAATGGAAATTTTAGAATCCATCCGCGATCTTTTGGCAATGCCGGCGCTTAAATTCGAGCAGCATTCAGCGGTGAGAGAATTCGTTCGTTCCGCGCGAGGGAATTCATATGATCTTTCGGATCTGCTTATTGCCCATTCCGCCAGATTCAACGGTTGCGGCCCTGTGCTCACATTCGATAAGGCAGCCTCAAAATTCAAATGGTTCGAACGTCTGACATAAGCCCGGCATGAAAGCGTGACGCTGCTTTGAAATGCCGGGGCCTGGCCTCGCTTTTATTTATGATTCCAGTAAAAAATCCAAAAGAAAAGGTGGAGGCCGTCTCTGAATTCCACTCTTTTTCCCGGTTGTTTTCCCGGAACACCGCCAAATCGTCCCGGACCCGGCCAAAGCCAAATTCACTCAGAAAATACCCAAAAAGAGATATCCATAGCTGAATGTGTCAATGAGCGCTATTTGCCTGCCCCAAAATATCCCTATTTATCATGCTTATCAGATCAAAGACGGGTTGAAGAAAGAAGGGGCTCGCGCCGTCAACCCAGGATATAAAAATTTAACCATCCGATTTGTCCTTCAACAAATCCGCCAGACCGGCAAAGGGATGATCCATGGACCCGCCGGCCGAAGAGGCCTCGGGCGCCTCTTCGGCGTAGGCGTCGGCCACTTCGCCCCTGGAGTGTTCGTTGTCGTGGCAGTAGATGCACAGCAGCTCCCAGTTGCTGCCGTCCGGGGGATTGTTATCATGGTCGTGGTCTTTGTGGTGCACGGTGAGCTCGCGCAAATTTTTGCCGCTGAACTCCCGGCCGCAATGGCCGCAGATCCGGGGAAAAAGTTTCAGGGCTCGCTCCCGGTAACTGGTTTGACGCTTTTCCCGGGCCCGACGAGCCTCTGAGACAACCCTCGCGATATTGTCGGGGTCATTTGAAGACATGTGTGAAACCTCCATGTGTTGATGGCGTCGTAAAAATAAGCGCTGCGACGCCGTAGATCGGATTTTTTACAACGTCATCATCTCCTGCCCGGAGCGTCATCTTTCATTTTATTCTCCGCCTCGACTCCGTCATAAGCGCGGCCGTTTTTTGACATGGCCGCCTTTCTTTCTTTTGTGTATTCCCACCATTTTTTGGGGGGAGCGCCTTCCATGAACCTCACGGCGGATATGAACACATCCGCAAGGCATGGATCAAAGCGCCTGCCCGCGATTTCGCACAATTTTTCAAACATCGAATACGGATTTTGCCCAATCAACTCAAAGGGCTCCTGAATGCCCAGCATGTTGAGACGTTTAGTCGTGGCCGGACCGACGTTTGGGATTTTATTCAGCCTCTTTATGTCGGTTCTGTTTGTCATTTTGTTTGATTTGGAAAGGATTTGATATTTGCATTTTTCACAAGAATTCCCCTGAAAAAAGAAGAGCCCATAAAATCAGAGCGCCGGCGCCTGTTATAAAACTACTTTTTTCTTCTTTGGATTTCTTCGTCGGTTTGAACTATATTGCCGGAATTATTCCTGTGAAACCCCCAATAACTGGGTCCGGTATTGTGATTGCCTCCTCGAAAACCAGACGCAATAATCGAGAACAGAAAAGCGGAGCCAAAGCTGACTGAAAAACCTGTCAGGATTGCAATGGCAAAGGATTTAATCTGGAAGTCATTTGTATAGAAATATATTGCCAATGTCGCGGCGCAGCCCATTATGGAACCTGTTATTGGTTTTTTACGACCCAATATCGCAGATATAAACATAACCAGCAATATATAAGCAAGGCTCATCTTTTTGTCCTTTTACCAATCAAGCGTTGATGGCGTCGTAAAAAATCCGATCTACGGCGTTGCGGCGCTTATTTTTAATCGAGGCATACTACATGTATTGCCTCGATTAAAAATAAGCGCCACGCCTTGTATATCGAATTTTTAACTTAGCCATCCCAAGCGTTTTTACGAGTTTATCAAGCGTTATTTGCCTGCCCCAATGATGTCTTTTAATTTTGAATATAGCGACCGGCGTTTTAAGGTTCAATGGAAAATTTTCCGGTTTGGGCTTTTGGGTGTGTTTTTGGCCCCCAAATAGTATGCTTAAGAACGATTCAGGTCCTTCTTTTTAATTTTTTAAATCATACCCTTTTTGGATTTCTTCTCTTTTTTCTCTTTGCGCTTTTCTTTCAAAGATTTTTCTGATTTTTTCTTTTCTTTTTTTTGAGCATCTCTTCCTTTGGCCATGATTTTTCCCCTTCTTAAACTGTTAAAATATTCTCACGGATTGTATTTCAATCTTATTTTGACTGCAAGCAATCGTCAGACAGTGTGCAGCGCCAAAATAACCGGCTCGACCGGTTCATTTTTTTGTTGAGATCTTGTGGCCCGCAGATGAGTCTCTCTCAAAAATAACTTTACATTTTGGAAGCCCATTCATCGAAGTCTGACGGCGTTATGAAAACTCGGCATATCCCGATATGCCTCAAGTTTTCATGCCTTGTCAGACAGGCGACTTAACTCCCAAAATTGATGGCGTCGTAAAAAATCCGATCTGCGGCGTTGCAGCGCTTATTTTTAATCAAGGCATACTGCATGTATTGCCTCGATTAAAAATAAGCGCTGCGCCTTGTGGCTTAAATTTTAGCATATGGAATTTTTAACTTAGCCATCCCAAGCTTTTTTACGAGTTTATCAAAATTGTAAACTAATTTTTGAGTGAACCCTTAAACTCTTTCGATGCGGCATTCATAGAAGATGAGCGAAATGTGATTTTTTTGATTGGCATCTTGTCTTTAAGAAGCGCGTAGAAAAGCTCGCAAAGATTCTCACAAGTAGAAACTTTTTTGGTCACAACTATTCTGTATTCCGGGTATGACCAGGCAAGCGCGTGATCTATCTTTGTAAGAGGGACACAATGCTCCGGGTCGTTATGAATACCTTCCTTTTTATATACAGCAAGAACCGCGTCAAGAAGCGGGTCGCCTTCTTGAAACAATGTCGCATGGTGAAAATGGTCACAAACTTGCCATGCTTTTTTGAATCCCTTTTTGCAGGCGTGCGCATATCCAGTCACCGGGTCTACCGTGTCTTCAATTTCTATCGTTAAAAGACCTGAGTGCCCGTGAAGGTGTTTTGCTTCGCGCGGCCAGTTCATAAATCTATGCGCGTACTGGAAGTCAAGGTTTACGATTGATGTGTACTTGTCGTTTGACATAATAATCTCCTTTTTATGTTTTTGTTTTTTCATCAAAATGACGCTCGACACCGTTTTACTCCATGCAAGCCTCCTTTCGTACGGAGCGCAAGCGTCGGTTTAACGATAAGGGGCTCACCCGCAGGTTGGGTAATTTTTTATAATTTTTTCAGAGTGCATGTGCCCTATCTTATTTAGGGTTTCCTGAACAAGTTGAAAATCAAAACATAAGGGCTTTCTAAAGGGCTCAGAGTGTGACGTATGGGAGTATTATTTTGCCTGTCTCTATTTTGTCAATCGCCGCTGGGAGGAGCTGGAGGAGGCGCTGGAGACGGGCTGATTTTGATTTTTCCGGCGGCTGTGACCGTGAATATGAATTTTCGGCATCATGCGGATGGGAATCCTCGATGTTCGGCTATGCCGCATGAAGCAGGAACTCTACTTTAACCGCTTCAAATGGAAATACGATGCGCCTGTCGTCGGCGCGAACCAGTATTCCGGCGTTTAGAAGCGCTGTGACATCGCCGTGAACCGCTTTTACATCACGTCCCGCGCGCCGCGCCGCTTCGCGGACTGACACAGGACCCGCTCCGCGGAGAGCCTTAAGCAGTTCCCATCTTTTTTCGGTTAATACCCGCCAAAGCAATTCAGGAGACGCAAAGGAGATGCAAGCGGATTTTTGGGGTTTCCCTGTTTCCCAGGCCTGTGTAAAATCCGCCATTGAATCGGCGGGATTCCGCGCATTAGTCGGTTTTCATGGTTCCACCTCTCGATATCTTTCTGGAAATCAGCGACCAACTGTTCCGGCGACGTGAACATGTAAGCGTTTTCTTTTTCGCAAAAATGCCGGTGATCGCCTTTTCCGGTCTCATTGTCATAGCGCAAAACGCATTCGCCACGCACGACATACGCAAGTCTGTATTTGAAATGTTGTAAAGACCCATCCAGTGGTTTTTGAAGCCGTCACAAGACCCACTCCGCAAAGGCCGATTCAGAATAAATGATACGCGTTGAAATGAGTTTAGTGGCTTTCATGTTGGGAATAATAACAACATTATGAATTCTTGTCAATCGCTTCAAAAATAAGCATTATTTGTTTGTTCCAATTTTTCTTCTTGCGGCGTCGTTGTTTTTTTGGGGCAGGGTATGCCCGGTCTTTTTTATGTGTGGCAAAATATTTTTTGTTAAATTTTTTGACAACAAATTTTTTGTCAAACAGGTTGGCCAGAAGAAAATTCAACAAAACCAGCCGGATAAACAAGGATTAAGCGCTATTTTCTATTTGGTCCCTGGTTAAGGTGAATATCGGCTGAATGCGCCGCTCGTCGTTGAACCCCGGCGCCTTCCTGAACTATACGGATTCAGACAACCGCTTCAAAGAGTAGATTCCCTCAAGCCCTTGAATGGATTTGGGTTTCTTTTCGCGTTTGGATTCAAAACGGTCTTTGAAGCGCCGGTAATGCGTCATGACAAACGCTTTGGAGCCGATGATTCCTGAATCGGTGAAATAGCGGGTTCGGTATGCGAACCTTCGGGTCCGGGTCAGGTTAAATCCGGCGTGTCTTTCCTTTTCCACAACGCCGGGATCAATGGTTCCCGCAAACTCTTTTCCCGAAGGGCTCAACGCCCCGGACTCATACACATATCGCCGGTATCGCCTGACTCTTTCAGCCTCGTTCATCACGTTGAATTCCACCAGACCGAAGTCCGTGGACAAAAAACCGCCCTCATTTCCGGATTGGATGTGATGGCCCACTGAACTCCACCGATACGCCTCCGGGCGATCCACGATCCCGGCCCGGACAGGATTTAAGTCAATATAGGCCAGGCAGTTTATCAGGGTATGGCCGTTTTGCACGATCACGCTTTTAAAACGCTCGGCCCACAGCGTTCCTTTTCGGTGATGGAGTCTGTTATAAAACCGCGAGAAGGTCTGCTTGATTTCTTTGATGAATTCCGAGAGATTGGACCATTTCTCCCGGAAACGCTCAATGTCGGCTTCCCCGAATTCCCGTTCGTTTCCGTAAAAATTCAAAAACCGTTCCCGGATTTGTTCGTCCGTAAAATCATGGCCCGGGCGCATTTTCACCAGCAGGTGAAAATGGTTGCCCATGACGCAAAAGCCCATGATGTCAGCGAAATAGATACGGCTGAATTTTTTGATGGTTTTGGCCAGGGCCTCTTTTTCCACGTCCTGAAAGGGGAAACCGTCCAGGGCGGTTCGGGAAATCACATGATAGACGGTTTTTTCGCCCTTGTTGAGCATTCTGGCGATTCTTGGCATGGGTTTTGTCCTGTTTTGGGTGTTTGGGGAATGGTTTATCGTGGAACTTTGCGGTTTTCACCTATTAGCCTGTCCCCTATTTTATCCCCCCGATGGCGTATAGCACGGCCAGTAGAGACGCACGGCGTGCGTCTCCACAACATCGGCAGGCCGAAACAAAACCGGGCATTTAAATTTCACCAAAAACCCATTCGTCCCGGCAAATAGCCCGGCCGGTAGAGACGCGCGGCGTTATGAGACGCACACCGTGCGTCTCTACCGGCAGGGGCGTGAACCAAACCGGGGCATAACGCAAAATTAGACCGTGACGGGAGTATTATTTGCCTGTCCCCTATTTTCCCTTTAAATTTTCCTTTTTACTATTACTATAAATTCAAAATAATTATAGAATTGGAGTACCCAAATTGAACAATCTTGTTCATCGTCATTGAAGCCATGCCAATATTTAAAAACATCGTCACCTATGATTATTGGAGTTTTAATTAAAATATGACTTACAACTTTAGAAATTTTATTCATCAACTCTTTATCATCTGGGTTAAGTGTTTGAAAAGGAATAACATTAATTATGTGTCTTTTTGGTATAGAAACCTTTCTATGATAGAAATATAAACCCCTTACTATTCGGGAGGCTACTTTGTTAAGCCTTTCAAAGTCAGCGTTATAAAGCGCTGTATTACAGATAAAAAGACCTGTTGGTGTATAAAGTTCTACTTCTTTTATACGATTAAGGAATGCTTTTTGGAAACCTTTTTTATTTGGTTTTTCCAGTGCTCTCAAAGCCTTATCCCTAAGTTTTGTCGATTCCGAAATGTTTGTATTAATACTGGTAGCCATAACAAGCCTGAAATATTCATCATCCTTTGAGGCCGCACTATTGCATTTTTGACAACTTGGAACAGTAATCAGATTATTGGGCCGTGGTTGTGAAAATAAGTTTTTAGGGGGAATATGATCAACTGTCAAATTAGCCAATTTACCGCAATAAACACATTTTCCAAATTTTTGTTGACGTTTTTGTTTTTTTTTCAAAATTTAGTTTTTGAGTTGTTTGGCCAAGGTTGCATAAATTGTCACGATTAACACCGATTTTCGCGTAGTGGAAATGGTTAAACAGTCGCCACATCTGGGAAAAGTTCAAATGCCTGAAATATATGTAATCTAAAGGAGTTACAATTTTTGCTTCCAAAATGCGCCAACATTAATTATTATGCGATATGACGCTTTAAGAATTCTTCATTGGTTCATATTCCAGTCGGACCAAACTATGTTCATATTCCAGTTCGTTCATATTCCAGTCGGACCAAACTATCATATTGTATTTTCAGGATAAACATTCCAAAGATACATATTTTTTGAGCTTAGGAAGGCCTTTTCAGCCTCCAAAACAGTATTGTAAGAGTCTTATTTGCCTGTCCCCTATTTGTCAATTGGACCTGGCATTAAAACGCCTGTGGCGGAATAAATTCGAACTGCTGCTGGTTTTAAAACGGCCTGATATCCCCTTGCACAAAAATTTGAGCGAACGGGACATCAGGGAATATGTCAAAAAACGAAAAATAAGCGGATCCACCCGGAGATCATCCGGACGGCGATGCCGAGACACTTTTACCAGTTTTAAAAAAACTTGCCGCAAATTTGACATTGCATTTTGGAACTTTCTAAAAGATCGACTTGAGTCTCGGAATAAATATCCGCCCCTGGCTGAAATTGTAAAATTCAGAATGACTTGTTCCAGCGCATAATTGCGCCTTTACCCCTGATTTTTTGAGAAGTTACGAATTTTAAATGTTAGCGCGGGACTACTTTTTGTTAAATATTTTATCCCAAGTTTCTGTGAACCTGTTTACACCCTGATCAGATTTCACTATTATTTGCATCCCACTTTTTGCAAATACCATGGCTATTTCAATATCTGGGAAACCAATTATTCCATCTAAGTCTCTAAACTTCATATCGGAAATAGAGATTCCGGAACCTTCCATCATGCTCATTATAAGAATTAAGCTATATGTTGAATAGAGTGATACAAAATTATCGCGACCTATCACACCAATTGGGGCTTCGGCGGATATTTTAAGTTGTATAGATTTCGCGTCTGTTTCCAAAAGGATAGCGTCTTCAGCTTTATATCGCCCATCTACCTCATCTAGAATTCTTTCATGAAGTTCTTTGGAATAATCTGTTTGGGCAAAAGATATGCTGGGCGCTAAAATAAAAAAAATAAGGCACAAAAAATGGATTTTTTTCATAATGTTTTCCTTTCTTTAGCGTGTTATAATGCAGACGTTCTGGTTGAACGAAAAATATAATACTCACCAAAACAAAAACGATACAGACTACTATTTGCCTGTCCTCTATTTTCTCCTAATCTCCCTTTCCCCCAAATTTAAAGCCCTTTTGATCCTTCAGATCGAAGCCGCGTCCCCTTTATTAAGACGCAAACTGGCGGAAACCGGCAAATGAAAAAGCTCTTTTCGCAACAGCCGTGTTGAAAAAAACAGAACTTCGATATTTTCAATTTCGCCGGTCGCCGGATTGAACCGTCCGATTATTTCATCGCCCAGTTCCCGGCTTTCCTGTTCTGAATAAGGGGGACATGTGTGGATATATAAAATGTCCGCTTCACGGTCATATTTAAAGGCTATGTTTTTTTCCATTCAACATCTCCTTTTGATAATTTCCTGGTTATGTAGGCTGTGATAATCCAATGCCGATTTTCAACCCCGAAATCGCTGACGACCACCACCACCGCAAATTTCCCGCCGCGCAATGAGTCAAACCACCGGCTGAAAAGTCGGGCGTTTCCAAAACGCATGCTTCTGCTGTATCTGGTCCGGTTCTTTTAAGGCGTCGGCAACGCATTTTCGATGTTCAGGGAGCAAGTCCGGATGGTTTTCAGAGATATGGTTCTCCCGCTCATCGGTAAGTTCAACGTCGCTTTCCAAGTATGGGCATGGAAAATAAGTCATGGATTCATTCGAATTTGTATTCTGATAATTCGCCTCGATCCAGTTCAGCGGCTCCAAGAAGGATTTCTTTAATCAGGCTGTGTGTGAGGTCGGGATTATCCTCAGCGCATCCGTCGA
The DNA window shown above is from Candidatus Desulfarcum epimagneticum and carries:
- a CDS encoding AbrB family transcriptional regulator, translated to MTLATLTTKGQVTIPKAIRDSLKLSSGDKIEIIVTKNREAIIRPAVKKVDDVFRRLHARGKKAVSIEAMNEGVRDRMRNKFK
- a CDS encoding Twitching motility protein PilT, translated to MKAIDTNVLIRFLIADDEPQTQKAYSILKNAELKQREIFVPLLVVLEMIWVLESVYEIPRMEILESIRDLLAMPALKFEQHSAVREFVRSARGNSYDLSDLLIAHSARFNGCGPVLTFDKAASKFKWFERLT
- the yajD gene encoding conserved hypothetical protein (Evidence 4 : Unknown function but conserved in other organisms), which gives rise to MSSNDPDNIARVVSEARRAREKRQTSYRERALKLFPRICGHCGREFSGKNLRELTVHHKDHDHDNNPPDGSNWELLCIYCHDNEHSRGEVADAYAEEAPEASSAGGSMDHPFAGLADLLKDKSDG
- a CDS encoding Mitomycin resistance protein; its protein translation is MTNRTDIKRLNKIPNVGPATTKRLNMLGIQEPFELIGQNPYSMFEKLCEIAGRRFDPCLADVFISAVRFMEGAPPKKWWEYTKERKAAMSKNGRAYDGVEAENKMKDDAPGRR
- a CDS encoding Rubredoxin; its protein translation is MSSVILMKKQKHKKEIIMSNDKYTSIVNLDFQYAHRFMNWPREAKHLHGHSGLLTIEIEDTVDPVTGYAHACKKGFKKAWQVCDHFHHATLFQEGDPLLDAVLAVYKKEGIHNDPEHCVPLTKIDHALAWSYPEYRIVVTKKVSTCENLCELFYALLKDKMPIKKITFRSSSMNAASKEFKGSLKN
- a CDS encoding conserved hypothetical protein (Evidence 4 : Unknown function but conserved in other organisms) codes for the protein MPRIARMLNKGEKTVYHVISRTALDGFPFQDVEKEALAKTIKKFSRIYFADIMGFCVMGNHFHLLVKMRPGHDFTDEQIRERFLNFYGNEREFGEADIERFREKWSNLSEFIKEIKQTFSRFYNRLHHRKGTLWAERFKSVIVQNGHTLINCLAYIDLNPVRAGIVDRPEAYRWSSVGHHIQSGNEGGFLSTDFGLVEFNVMNEAERVRRYRRYVYESGALSPSGKEFAGTIDPGVVEKERHAGFNLTRTRRFAYRTRYFTDSGIIGSKAFVMTHYRRFKDRFESKREKKPKSIQGLEGIYSLKRLSESV
- a CDS encoding putative HNH endonuclease (Evidence 3 : Putative function from multiple computational evidences), with amino-acid sequence MKKKQKRQQKFGKCVYCGKLANLTVDHIPPKNLFSQPRPNNLITVPSCQKCNSAASKDDEYFRLVMATSINTNISESTKLRDKALRALEKPNKKGFQKAFLNRIKEVELYTPTGLFICNTALYNADFERLNKVASRIVRGLYFYHRKVSIPKRHIINVIPFQTLNPDDKELMNKISKVVSHILIKTPIIIGDDVFKYWHGFNDDEQDCSIWVLQFYNYFEFIVIVKRKI
- a CDS encoding conserved exported hypothetical protein (Evidence 4 : Unknown function but conserved in other organisms); the protein is MKKIHFLCLIFFILAPSISFAQTDYSKELHERILDEVDGRYKAEDAILLETDAKSIQLKISAEAPIGVIGRDNFVSLYSTYSLILIMSMMEGSGISISDMKFRDLDGIIGFPDIEIAMVFAKSGMQIIVKSDQGVNRFTETWDKIFNKK
- a CDS encoding conserved hypothetical protein (Evidence 4 : Unknown function but conserved in other organisms) — encoded protein: MEKNIAFKYDREADILYIHTCPPYSEQESRELGDEIIGRFNPATGEIENIEVLFFSTRLLRKELFHLPVSASLRLNKGDAASI
- a CDS encoding conserved hypothetical protein (Evidence 4 : Unknown function but conserved in other organisms), with protein sequence MRFGNARLFSRWFDSLRGGKFAVVVVVSDFGVENRHWIITAYITRKLSKGDVEWKKT
- a CDS encoding hypothetical protein (Evidence 5 : Unknown function), whose protein sequence is MEPLNWIEANYQNTNSNESMTYFPCPYLESDVELTDERENHISENHPDLLPEHRKCVADALKEPDQIQQKHAFWKRPTFQPVV
- a CDS encoding conserved hypothetical protein (Evidence 4 : Unknown function but conserved in other organisms), with product MVIEVKNSKQQIKEAKINNTRIDKRSITDPTKHWAEIDGCAEDNPDLTHSLIKEILLGAAELDRGELSEYKFE